The DNA segment TTCCAAGATAAATTATTTCACCAATACCAAATGATGATATCAAAGATAGTAATTCTTTTTTGATCAAATTAGACTTCATTGATTTGTATCGTTCAATGTTGTCCCAGTAAAACAATGCTGAAAAAATTCCAAAGTAAATAATGTATCCAATAATTATAGTAATTGTTGTGTTAAGATAATTTTCTTGATCTCCTAATAACTGGGCTGCAACTGCAGACAGTGATGCTGAAACTATAAAACAAATAAGAAAGTTTCTGTTAATTTGTAATAATTGTGGGTTTAGTTTCATTGCTATCTCTGGCAACTGTTATTTTGAATCATTTCATAAACTAAACTATGAAAGAAAGATGCCAATGGGCAAAAGATGAACCTAATATTTCATATCATGATAAAGAATGGGGTCGTCCTGAACATGATGATCAAAAATTATTTGAATTTTTGATATTGGAGGGTGCACAAGCTGGTCTATCTTGGACTACTATTCTCAAACGTAGGGATGGCTATAGAAAGGCATTTAGTAATTTTGATGCTCTAAAAGTATCCAAATTTACTCAAAAACATGTTGACAAACTGCTTCAGAATAAATCAATTATACGAAATAAACTCAAAATCAATTCTGCAATAAATAATGCAAAAATGTTCCTAAAAATCCAAAATGAATTTGGATCTTTTGACAAGTATCTATGGGAGTTTGTTAATCACAAACCCGTCAAAAACAAATTCAAAAAATCATCTGATTTGCCTGCTTCCACTGAACTTTCTGAAAAATTGAGCCGAGATCTAAAAAAACGAGGTTTTAATTTTATAGGTCCTACTATTTGTTATGCCTTAATGCAGGCAGTAGGAATGGTAAATGATCATACTTCTGAATGCTATCTGTATAAAAAATAATTTTGTTATTGATTTGCTTCAAACTTTTTGAGTGTGTCACTGTATAGATTCATTGGCACTATTTTGACTGTACTCAAAGATGAAATTCCAACATCGATACAAAGTTTTTCAATGTCGTGCGCATGAACTGCATCAATAACTATTATCCATTCATGTTCCAGAACTGACATGTAAAATTCTACAATTTTATTAATCTCGTATTTTTTCATTTCATGTTCCATGTTTTCTCTCAGTTTCATGAATACTTTCTTACTATTTTCATTGTTTATTGGACATGATTCTGGGCTATGTGTGGCAAAGACTCCGAATAGCATATTGGAAACTAAAATGAAATAACTATTAAACTTAATCTTGAAATGATATTTTGATTAATTTTAGGTTATATTCTACAATTTCATATTATATTTGATTAATCTGATTTCGAAATTTTCTAAATTCTCAAAAACTGCCGGCCCTGGGATATTATTTGCGTGTACCGCAATAGGCGTATCTCATTTAGTCCAATCCACTAGAGGTGGAGCAGACTTTGGTTTGTTAATTTTGGGATTTGTAATATTGGTAACTTTATTGAAATATCCTTTCTTTGAGTATGGCTCTAGATATGCAAACTCTACACAGACAAGCATTATTGATGGCTACAAACAGATTGGACGTCCTGCACTATGGTTGTATTTTTTGCTCACGATAGCATCCATGTTTTTTGTCACAGGGGCTGTAGGATTTGTAACTGCGGGATTTTTTGAGAATCTTTTTGGAATTGATTTTCTTGGGGAATGGACTGTAGTTATTTTATTTGCAGTGTGTGTTGGAATTTTAGCAATTGGAAAATATAATGTTCTTGATAGTCTGATCAAGATAATTGCAATTGTATTACTAATCTCTACCATTTCTGCATTTTTACTTACCTTATACAATGGCCCAATAGAACCTGTTTCTGGGTTTGAACCAAAAGATCTTTGGAGTGTGTCTGGAATCTTTTTCTTGCTTGCACTGATGGGGTGGATGCCCACTGCAGTTGATCTGTCAAGCTGGAATAGCTTGTGGACACTGGAGCGAATGAAACAGACAAACTACAAGCCAAAACTCAAAGAGACTTTGTTTGAATTTAGACTAGCATATTTAGTTACAGGGATTCTTGCTGTGATGTTTGTTGTACTTGGATCTTTCATCTTTTATGGTTCTGGGGAAGAATTGCC comes from the Candidatus Nitrosopumilus sediminis genome and includes:
- a CDS encoding DNA-3-methyladenine glycosylase I, with amino-acid sequence MKERCQWAKDEPNISYHDKEWGRPEHDDQKLFEFLILEGAQAGLSWTTILKRRDGYRKAFSNFDALKVSKFTQKHVDKLLQNKSIIRNKLKINSAINNAKMFLKIQNEFGSFDKYLWEFVNHKPVKNKFKKSSDLPASTELSEKLSRDLKKRGFNFIGPTICYALMQAVGMVNDHTSECYLYKK
- a CDS encoding NRAMP family divalent metal transporter translates to MINLISKFSKFSKTAGPGILFACTAIGVSHLVQSTRGGADFGLLILGFVILVTLLKYPFFEYGSRYANSTQTSIIDGYKQIGRPALWLYFLLTIASMFFVTGAVGFVTAGFFENLFGIDFLGEWTVVILFAVCVGILAIGKYNVLDSLIKIIAIVLLISTISAFLLTLYNGPIEPVSGFEPKDLWSVSGIFFLLALMGWMPTAVDLSSWNSLWTLERMKQTNYKPKLKETLFEFRLAYLVTGILAVMFVVLGSFIFYGSGEELPNSNSLFAHEIVTLYTQTIGDWSYLIIAASAFTVMFGTIIAVFDGYSRSLQRTVELIFTKKEEKIRTKFRTFYVVFLFLISAGSLVVIFQFGNNLKELVDFATVLSFMIAPVIAIFNFRLVTGKYLNTEHHPSLGLKILSISGIVFLIGFAIIFAILKFGSIL